A single Spirochaetae bacterium HGW-Spirochaetae-1 DNA region contains:
- the lon gene encoding endopeptidase La, with amino-acid sequence MIEGSDISIDTDLIESELVSIDQTLPGQLYIIPIRYRPIFPGIVTPLIISQGRFTDAIDKVLNESRTVGLVLIKDDEKDEIDSEDLYNFGTAVKILKKINLPDGGVNVLINSVKRFRINEVISNKKFLVADVEYMDDRLGSVKSIEIKALTREVLGRLKKLSENNPLFTEEMKLTMLNVDEPGKIADFVTSILNIEKNEYQEVLETLNVKKRLEKVLRLLQKEMEVMNVQKKIQGQINEKIDKQQKEYFLREQLKAIKQELGIEDDEKSVEVREMKKKVDDLELKGEVREKVTEELEKLTLMEPSSAEYTVTRNYLETIFSLPWNTKTEDKIDLDKAERILEREHYGLEDVKKRILEFLAIKKIKPDAKGSIICLVGPPGVGKTSLGKSIAKALNRNFFRVSLGGMRDEAEIKGHRRTYIGAMPGKIIQGMKIARSRNPVFMLDEIDKLGQSFQGDPASALLEVLDPEQNVEFRDYYLDVPFNLSDVLFITTANTLDSIPAVLADRMEVIRLAGYIAMEKYQIARKYLLPKQVEQHGLKKNSIQIDKTGFLYIINGWARESGVRNLERQIERICRKTATFVAKKKKISPAPLSVGKIREYLGPEIYLDDEFTKITKPGLSIGLAWTSLGGTTIVIESLSVENRKGAGLKLTGQLGEVMSESANIAYSYIQHMLARDEQARKFFDNNVIHLHVPAGATPKDGPSAGITMATSLYSLTTGRLVKNNIAMTGELTLTGRVLPVGGVKEKVIAAKRAHMKHIILPSDNRKDYEEIPDYIKKGLRFSFVREVEEVFELVFAGKAKVKG; translated from the coding sequence ATGATCGAAGGGAGCGATATATCAATCGATACGGACCTGATTGAGAGCGAGCTCGTCTCTATCGATCAGACATTACCGGGACAGCTGTATATCATACCCATCCGGTACCGTCCCATTTTCCCCGGTATCGTTACCCCCCTGATCATTTCCCAGGGACGGTTCACCGATGCCATTGACAAGGTGCTCAATGAATCACGAACCGTGGGGCTTGTCCTTATTAAAGACGATGAAAAGGATGAAATCGACTCCGAGGATCTCTACAACTTCGGAACGGCGGTTAAGATACTGAAAAAAATCAATCTTCCCGACGGCGGTGTGAATGTTCTCATTAACAGCGTAAAGCGCTTCAGGATAAACGAGGTCATTTCCAATAAAAAATTTCTCGTGGCCGATGTGGAATACATGGACGATCGGTTGGGAAGCGTTAAAAGCATTGAAATCAAGGCTCTGACCCGCGAGGTTCTGGGGCGCCTTAAAAAGCTGTCGGAAAACAATCCTCTTTTCACCGAGGAAATGAAGCTCACCATGCTCAACGTCGATGAGCCGGGAAAGATCGCTGACTTTGTCACCTCCATCCTCAATATCGAAAAAAACGAGTACCAGGAGGTGCTGGAGACCCTCAATGTGAAAAAGCGCCTGGAAAAAGTGCTCCGTCTCCTGCAGAAGGAGATGGAGGTTATGAACGTCCAGAAAAAAATCCAGGGCCAGATAAATGAAAAGATAGACAAGCAGCAAAAGGAGTATTTCCTCCGGGAACAGCTCAAGGCCATAAAACAGGAACTGGGCATCGAGGATGATGAAAAATCCGTCGAGGTCCGCGAGATGAAGAAGAAGGTCGACGATCTCGAGTTGAAAGGAGAGGTCAGGGAAAAGGTGACCGAAGAGCTGGAAAAACTCACGCTCATGGAACCTTCTTCGGCCGAATATACGGTGACCCGCAACTATCTGGAAACTATTTTCTCCCTGCCGTGGAATACCAAGACCGAGGATAAAATCGATCTGGATAAAGCGGAACGCATTCTGGAGCGGGAGCACTACGGTCTTGAAGATGTGAAAAAAAGGATACTGGAATTTTTGGCCATAAAGAAAATCAAGCCCGACGCCAAGGGCTCTATCATCTGCCTCGTGGGGCCTCCGGGAGTGGGAAAGACCTCCCTGGGCAAGTCCATTGCCAAGGCTCTAAACAGAAACTTTTTCCGCGTCAGCCTTGGGGGGATGCGCGATGAGGCCGAGATCAAGGGCCATCGCAGAACCTATATCGGTGCTATGCCCGGGAAGATAATCCAGGGAATGAAAATTGCCAGGTCGCGAAATCCCGTGTTCATGCTTGATGAAATAGATAAGCTGGGACAGAGTTTTCAGGGCGACCCGGCCTCGGCCCTCCTGGAGGTGCTTGACCCGGAGCAGAACGTGGAGTTCCGGGATTATTACCTGGATGTGCCTTTCAACCTTTCCGATGTTCTGTTTATCACAACGGCCAACACCCTGGACTCCATACCGGCCGTGCTGGCCGACAGGATGGAGGTCATCAGGCTTGCCGGCTACATCGCCATGGAAAAATACCAGATTGCCCGGAAATACCTGCTGCCCAAGCAGGTTGAACAACACGGCCTGAAAAAAAACAGCATTCAGATCGACAAGACCGGATTCCTGTACATCATTAACGGCTGGGCCAGGGAGTCGGGAGTGAGAAACCTGGAGCGGCAGATAGAAAGGATATGCAGAAAGACGGCGACCTTTGTGGCGAAAAAGAAAAAAATTTCACCGGCGCCGCTTTCCGTGGGGAAAATACGGGAGTACCTGGGACCGGAGATATATCTCGACGATGAGTTTACGAAAATAACAAAACCCGGGCTTTCCATAGGGCTGGCATGGACCTCCCTGGGAGGCACTACCATCGTCATAGAATCGCTTTCCGTGGAGAACAGGAAGGGAGCGGGTCTCAAACTGACGGGTCAGCTCGGCGAGGTTATGTCCGAATCGGCCAATATCGCCTACAGCTATATTCAGCATATGCTGGCCCGTGACGAACAGGCCCGCAAGTTTTTCGATAATAATGTCATTCACCTCCACGTGCCGGCCGGCGCTACTCCCAAGGACGGGCCCTCGGCCGGGATTACCATGGCCACATCGCTTTATTCGCTGACAACGGGAAGGCTGGTGAAGAACAATATCGCCATGACAGGCGAGCTTACACTTACGGGGCGTGTTCTTCCCGTGGGAGGCGTGAAGGAAAAGGTCATCGCGGCGAAAAGGGCCCATATGAAGCACATCATCCTGCCCTCGGACAACCGGAAGGATTACGAGGAAATCCCCGACTATATTAAGAAGGGGCTGCGTTTTTCTTTTGTCAGGGAAGTGGAAGAAGTATTCGAACTTGTCTTTGCCGGTAAAGCAAAGGTAAAAGGCTGA
- a CDS encoding NUDIX hydrolase has product MLTKEHRNPLPTVDIIIEIIPDGGKSPRGIVLIARKNPPHGWAIPGGFVDYGESLETAAVREALEETSLHVTLSRQFHTYSDPSRDTRHHTITTVYIASAHGNPVAADDAREAAVFTQNSLPENIVFDHARILDDYFNKRF; this is encoded by the coding sequence ATTTTGACAAAAGAACACCGGAATCCCCTGCCCACCGTGGATATTATCATAGAAATAATCCCTGATGGCGGCAAAAGCCCCCGGGGAATCGTGCTCATCGCACGGAAAAACCCTCCTCATGGCTGGGCAATTCCCGGCGGCTTCGTGGATTACGGTGAATCCCTGGAAACCGCCGCGGTCAGGGAAGCGCTCGAGGAGACGTCCCTGCACGTCACCCTGTCACGCCAGTTCCATACATACTCCGATCCCTCCCGCGATACCCGGCATCATACCATCACCACGGTATACATAGCTTCCGCCCATGGGAATCCCGTGGCAGCCGATGATGCGCGGGAAGCGGCTGTTTTCACGCAAAACTCGCTTCCGGAAAATATTGTCTTTGATCACGCCCGCATACTTGACGATTATTTCAATAAAAGGTTTTAA